In Streptomyces sp. TLI_146, the genomic stretch CTCGCACATGTCCCGCCCGCGCGTCCCGTCACTTGCCGCCGAGTGCGCGCTTGAGCTGGGCCTTGTTCATGTCGGAGCGGCCGTGGATGTTGCGGCGCTGGGCCTCGGCGTAGAGCTGGTCGTACGTCGGTCCCTCGGAGCCGCTGTGCGAGCGCTGGCCCCCGCGCTTGGAGGACGACATGTCCTGCGTGGAGCTCTTACTGGCGGTCTTGGACTCGCCGGAGCGGGCGCGCTCCTTGTTGACGGTCCTGGCGGCGATCTCCTTGGCGCGCTTGGTGCTCTCGCCGCGCTGCTCGGCGCTCTCCTTGATGTGCTCGTACTGGCGTTCCCGCTTGGGGCTGGATCCACGAGGCATGACGACTCCTCGACTACTCAGGGTGATGTGTCGCGTACGTACTCTCACCTTGTACTGGTGCGGTCGGCTCCGCAATCGGGCGCGGGCCGACGAGATTCGGCCGCCGGGACCGGGCCGGGGGTGGCTGGGTGGCCGACTCCCGGAGGATGTCTCCCTCGCGGTCGAACGTACGGTTCATGGTCACCGGGTGCCCCGCTGACGCCGGACGATGCGTCCGCCAGCTATCCAGCAGGGAGCCGCCCCTTCTTCTCCACGGCCGGTGGCACCGCGGTCTAGGGGCGCCCCATTGCCCGCAGGCTCCGGCTGGCGGTCGTGAGTGAACGGGGGCGTGGTGGGTTGCGCCACGGGTTGTCCTTGAGCAGGTCCTCGGCCGTGCCGATGGTCCAGCGGCGCGCGGTGAGGTCCGGGTCCGTGACGTCGGTCCAGGCCAGGGGCGCGGCGATCGGGGCTCCGGGAAGGGCCCGGACCGCGTAGGGGGCGACCGCGGTCTGCGCGTACGCGTTGCGCTGGACGTCCAGGTAGAGCCGGCCCCGGCGGGCCTTCTTCCTCGGCTCGGTGGTGAGTTCGTCGGGGTGGCGGGAGGCGAGCAGTTCGGCGGCGTCGTGGGCGAAGCCGCGTACCTCGTCGAAGGGCGCCCGGCGGTCGAGGGCCACGACGACGTGGAGGCCGCGCGAGCCCGTCGTCATCACGAGCGAGGGCAGATCCAGCTCCTCCAGCAGCTCGCGCAGGCCCAGTGCGGCCGTGCGGACCGGTTCGAAGTCGTCGCCCGAAGGGTCGAGGTCGAACACGAGCCGGTCCGGATGGTCGGGCCGGTCCGCCTTCGACAGGAAACGGTGCGGGGTGACGCACGCCTGGCCGGCGAGGTAGAGCAGGGTGGCGGTGTCGTCGCAGACGGCATAGGTGACGGTGCCGTCCTCCTTGGGCAACTCGGCGCGGTGGATCCAGTCGGGGAAGTGGTCGGACACGGCCTTCTGCATGAAGGCGGGGCCGTCGATTCCGTCGGGGTGGCGTTCCAGCATGAGCGGACGGCCGCGCAGGTGGGGCAGCATGCGCTGGGCCACCGTGCGGTAGTACGCGGCCAGATCGGCCTTGGTGATGCCGTCCCCGGGGAAGAGGACCTTCTCCGGCCGGCTCACCTCCACGGTGTGTCCGCCCACCCGGAAGGTCTTCGTCGTGGTCATCGTGTCCTCCCGGGTGGTCGGCTGTTCACGACCGCTCCCCGTCCTGGTGCGCGGCTTCCGTCTCCACCTGCCCCAGCGTCCGGCCGGTACGAGCCGACCGGGCCCGCCTGGGGTCGGGCGTCCCGTCGGCGCGGGCATGTCCGTCGGTGTGCTTGACCAGCAGCCACGCCTCGCGCTCCCCGTCCTGCTCGGTGCGGAAGCGGGTGAGCGAGTAGCCGCCGTGCAGCTTGCGGCCGTGCAGGCTGAACGAGGCGTGGCCCTGTTCCAGCGCCCGGGTCAGGGGGATCTCCCGGCCGTCGCGGCCGGAGGAGAGGTTGCGGTAGGTGCCCTCGTCCCACACGATCACCGTGCCGCCACCGTATTCACCCTTGGGGATGACGCCCTCGAAGTCGCGGTACTCCAGCGGGTGATCCTCGGTCGGGGTCGCGAACCGCTTGTCGTGGGGGTCCTTCGACGGCCCTTTGGGAACGGCGAAGGACTTCAGGACCCCGTCGGCCTCCAGCCGGAAGTCGAAGTGCATGCTGCGCGCGTCGTGGATCTGCACGACGAACGAGGGCTGCTCGGCGGGCTGCCGGGCCGCTCGTCCCCGGGGTTCGGCGGTCTTGGCGAAGTCGCGCCGCTGCTGGTAGCGCGCCAGCGCCTTCTTGGCCGACATGGCAACCTCCTCACGCGCAGCCCCCTACGGGCGACCGCCGACGGGCCGGGCCGCGGTGTCAGGGCAGACCGGACGCCCCGGCTTCAAGTGTCGCTGCTCTACGGCGCGGCTTCCCGCCGCCGGGCTGTTTACGCGCACCACACTCGCCCGACCCGGCGAGGACGGGGCGTTCGCCCGCCCCTCACCCCAGGGCCTGGCCGAACGGGCCGTCCTCGAACTCACGCCATTTCGGGCTGCGGCTGCAATTCCGGTTGCCGTGCGGTCGCGGCCTGCGGTTCCCACATTTTGGTGGTCCGCGCATAGCTGTAGACGACCGAGCTCAGCGCCAGGATGAGAAGCGGTCCGAACACCCACGGGTGCTTGGCCATTTCCATCGGCAGATAGCGGTACGACACCAAGAGCGCGGAGAAGACCGCTGTGCCATAAGCGACCAGCTGAATTGCCGACCGGTCCCAGCCTCGGTTGAACGAGCGCATCGCCGCCTCGATCGTCAGCGCGAACACGACACCCGCGATGAGATCCGCGCCGTAGTGGTAGCCGAATCCCAGCGTCGCGCTGAGCGTGGCGACCAGCCAGAACGTGCCCGCGTATCGCACTCCCCGTGAACCCTTGCGGGAATGAATGAAGATCGTCGTGGCCCATGCCGTGTGCAGGCTGGGCATGCAGTTGCGCGGGGTGATCTCGTCGTACGGCATCGGGTGCGGGTTCAGCGGCGGCGGCGTGTTCGGCCAGAGCTGGGCCAGCGCCCAGTGCCCGCCGCCGGTACCGAAGGCGCCGTCGCCGTAGGCGAAGACCGGTCCGACCACCGGGAAGATCATGTAGATGGCAGGCCCGAGCAGCCCGATGACCAGGAAGGTGCGCACCAGATGGTGTTCCGGGAAGCGGCGCTCGACCGCCACTTTGCGCAGCTGGTAAAGGGCGACAAGAGCCGCCGCCAGCGGAAGCTGACTGTAGACGAAGTGCAGGAGGTGGGAGCCGAAGGGGCCGCTGGCCTCCACGACCTGGCCCGCCAGCCACGACGGATTGCCCAGCGCGTGGTCGGCGGTCGCCACGTACTGGTCGAGCACCATCGGCCGGGTCTTCGACGTGATGAGCAGCCAGGTGTCGCCCGTCTTGTGCCCGGCCACCAGCAGCAGGCCGAGACCGACGCCCTTCAGCAGCAGCGCACGCTCACGACCGGTGCGACGTGTAAGGGCGATGACCGCAATGCCCAGGATCACCCACAACGCGCCATTGCCGAAGGCCAGCTTGGCATCGAGCGCCCAGCGCAGCAGCAGGACAACGGCGTCGATGCCGACCGCGACACCGATCGCGATGAAGCGCTGCCGCCAGGTGAGCACCACCATCGTCAACGCCATACCGGCATACAACAGCGGCCCCGATTTGGGGGCGAATATCACCTCCTGCGCCTGATTGGCGATCGGACCCGGCAGGCCATAGTGACGCGCCGTGATCTCCAGGCCGATGAGGAATCCGAGGGTTACCACGCCCGCCGTGGCCCACAGAATCGCGCGCGGCTGACGCAACGCGGCGAAGTCAATTCTGCGGGTTATTCGCGAAAGCACCCGCGTTGTTATAGAAGTCAATTGTATGGCCGATTTGTTAGATTTATTTGTTTAGGTCATTTTCCGTGCCGGACAGTATAAATCCCGGTTAAGGGCGGGCGACGGGGAGGCGACCACCGTTCGATCATGCTATCCGAGCGATGCGGGTGGCTTTGGCGGGTCTCTTACGCCTCGGAAGTCCTCGGGGCGGCGGCTTCCAGGTCGTCGATGCTGCCCGACATGATCGTCCGTATGTGTTCGGTGATGTGCTCGGCCGGCCAGTCCCACCAGGCCACGGCCAGCAGCCGGGCGATGTCCTCGTCGCTGTAACGGGTGCGGATGAGGCGGGCGGGATTGCCGCCGACGATCCCGTAGTCGGGTACGTCCGAGGTGACCACGGCCCCCGAGCCGATGATCGCGCCGTGCCCGATCCGCACTCCGGCCATCACGGTGGTCCCGTATCCGAACCAGACGTCGTTGCCGACGACGGTGTCCCCCCGGTTCGGCAGGCCGGTGAGCAGGTCGAAGTGCTCGGACCACGAGCCGCCCATGGTGGGAAAGGGGAAAGTCGAGGGGCCGTCCATACGGTGGTTGGCTCCGTTCATGAGGAACCGCACCCCCGTGCCCAGCGCGCAGAACCTGCCGATGATCAGCTTCTCGGGCCCGTAGTGGTAGAGCACGTTCCGCGTCTCGAACGCCGTCGCGTCGTCCGGGTCGTCGTAGTAGGAGTACTCCCCGACCTCGATCAGCGGTGACTTCACCAGCGGCTTGAGCAGCACCACCCGCGGCTGCTCGGGCATCGGATGGAGGACCGTCGGGTCGGCGGGGACAGGCATGGCGAGTGATTCCTTCCGAGCCGGGTGGTCGTATCCGGCTTCGCTCCATGATCGCCGTACCGCGCCGGCCAGGAAACCGCTTTGTGTGTATGAGGACAGGATCAGCTGATCGGTTCCACCATCGGTGCGGGCCTGTCGAACATGGCGCACATCGCCGCGCTCTGGAGCGTCTTGGCCGCTTGGGTGAGTACGGGGAAGGCTTTCGGGTGCTCGGCGAAGGCCTCCGTCGCGACGAGGACAGTCGCCGTGCGCCTGCCAGTGGGGTCGGTGACGTGGGTGCTGAGGTAGCCGGGAATGCCGCCGTCGTGCGCCCACACCCTGCCGCACGGGGTCGCGGCGGTCTGGATGCCCAGCCCGTAGCCGGGCCCACCCGGATCATTCGGATCCATGGGCACGGTGGTGCGCATCTGGGCCAGCTGGGCGGCGGGCAGCAGCTTGCCGGACATCAGCGCGGTGTAGAACCGCGCCCAGTCGTGCGCCGTGGACACCATGGCCCCGGCTGCCCCGCCCCACGAGGGGTTGTTGCGGGAGACGTCCACCTGACCGTCGTGGTGCGCCCCGGCGAAGTCCCTGGCCTCGGCGGGCACACCCGGCGGCATGTGGGCCGCGTCGGGTTCGTAACCCCGGGCGTGCGGGCCGCGCCAGGCGGAGTCCGTGGCGTAGTAGGTGTGCTCCAGGTGGAGCGGACGGGCGATCCGGTCACGGACCAGGTCAGCCAGACTCGTGCCCGTGGCCCTCTCCAGGACGGCGCCGATCGCCGCGTAGTTGGTGTTGCTGTACGACCACTGGGTGCCCGGCGGGAACAGCGGATCGTGCCGCACGCCGAGTGCGAGCAGTTGCTCCGATGTCCATCGCCTCGCGTCCTTGCCCATGGCGGAGGGCAGGATCGCGGGGTCTTCGGTGTAGTCGGACAGGCCGCTGGTGTGGTTCAGCAGCATGCGCAATGTGATCGCGCGGCCGTTGGGCACCTGGCCCGGCAGCCAGGTCTCCACCGGGTCGGTCAGGGCGAGCTTGCCCTCACCGACCAGTTGCAGCACGAGCGTGGCCATCATGGTCTTGGTGTTGGAGCCCATCCGGAACTCGTCTTCCGCCCGGAGCTGGTGATCCTTCCTGGTCCAGGGGGCCTGCTCGGTGATCTCGACGGGGCGGCCGTGGCCGTCGTCCACCCGCACGATCACTGCGGGCGCTCCGGCTGCCACCAATTTCCGTGCCAGGCGCTCCAGTTGGGAGTGGTGGGGCGACTCGGCCGCGGAGGCGGGAGTGGCATGCGCGGTCGGCGGAGTCGCGGTCGTACGGGCGGCCGCGTGGCCTTCGTAACCGAGCGTGCCGACCAGGCCGGTCACCGCCAGGAGGGATACCGCGACCATGAGGCGCTCACGACGTCGGCGGGCGGCGGATCGAGGCCGGGACTGTTCGTGCGCGCTGGTGTTGCGCGAGCCTGTCGTCATGCTGTTCACCCTTACCCACCCGGGGACGGCGGGTCACTGCGGCACGCCACCCACTTGAGGGTGGTGCCTGCCCCCCTCCCCGGCAACTCCCGTCCAACCAGGCCGAGTCCACGGCGGCGTCACCGTCACGCGACCGTACGCACGCCGTCCCCCACGCCCCCTCGGTTCCTTGTTCGGAAGCAATGCGGATGGAAATATCACTGGTTGCTCAGAGCTGCGACGCCGTTCCGCATTCCGTTCCCTCAACTGAGGGATCCATCAGCTTACGGAGACCGCTCATGCCCGATGCCAACAGCCCCTACCAGCCCGGTACTCCCTGCTGGGTCGACCTCATGGTCCCCGACCAGCAGGCGGCGCTCGACTTCTACTGCGGCCTGTTCGGCTGGGAGGGGGAGGTGGGGCCGCCGGAGACCGGTGGGTACGCCGTCTGCACACTCAACGGCAAACCGGTGGCGGGCATAGCGACCGCGATGTTGCCCGACGGCGGGCCCACCCGGCCGACCGTGTGGACCACCTATCTCGCCACCTCCGACGCTGACGCCGACGAGAAGAGCGTCGTCGGCAACGGCGGCACCGTGATCATGCCCGGGGTGGACGTCCTCACGCTCGGACGTATGTCGCTCGCCGCCGACCCCACGGGCGCGGTGTTCGGTCTGTGGCAGGCCCACGACTTCCTCGGCGCGCAGGTCGTCAACGAGCCCGGCGCGTTCATCTGGAGCGAGCTGAACACCGGCGACCCGGATGCCGCAGCACTCTTCTACGCCGACGTCCTGGGCATCACGAGGGCCCCGATGGACGGCGAGGACGGCTACTTCGCCCTCCGAGTGGACAAGCGGACCGTCGCCGGGATGCAGGGGCTCGACAAGATGCCGCCGGGCACGCCCTCGCACTGGCTGACGTACTTCGCCGTCGACGACACCGACAGCACCATCGAGGCCCTGATCCGCGCGGGCGGCAACGTCCTCAGGCCGCCGTTCGACATGACCGCGGGGCGGATGGCCGTGGTGCAGGACCCGCAGGGCGGCAAATTCGCCATCATCACCCCTTCCTCCACCGAATCCCGCTGACCCCGGCCGCACCAGGCACACAGACGCGGGCCAGGCTCTCGGCGCCCGGATCGGCCCGTCCGCCGACATGGCGGGCGGGCCGGACGTCGGTGGCCCGCTCCAGGAGCCCGGCCACCGGCGATGAGTTTCGCCGTGGGTTCCGGTCTCTATCGGCAGACACGATCAACCGCACTCAAGGAGAGCGTCATGTCCGCCACCTACACGTTCGACGTCTTTTCCAGCCTCGACGGCTTCGGCGGCGCCGGCGGCGACTGGACCGGCTACTGGGGCAAGCAGGGCCCCGAGCTCCTGGACCGCCGCCTCGCCCTGTACGACGAGGAGCAGCGGATGGTCTTCGGGGCCAACACGTATCGCGCGTTCGCGCAGATGCTGGCCGCGAGCACCGAGGAGTCCGATGTACGTGACCCCTGGGTCACACGGATGAGGAGCCTGCCGGCCACGGTGGTGTCGACCACGCTGGAGGAGCCCCTCGACTGGCCGGACGCGAACGTCGTGAGCGGCGACGCCGTCGATGTCGTCGCCCGGCTCAAGCAGGAGTCCGCGGTACCGCTGCGCTCGCACGGCAGTCTGTCGATGAACCGGGCTCTCATGGCGGCCGGGCTGGTCGACCGCGTCCAGGTGACGCTCTTCCCCGTGATCACGGGGAAGACGGGGCTGGACCCGATCTTCCAGGGTGCGGCCGACTTCGACCTCGAACTGATCGAGCACCGGACGCTCGACGGCCATATCCAGGAGCTCATCTACCGGCCCACCCTGCACGCCTGAGTCCATCGACGTAATCGACCCCGCCGATCAGCCGAACCTGAACCTGACCCTGAACCTGACGGAGGCTCCCGCCGACCGACATACCGACGACTGCGGGGTGCTGTGACCACTGTGCGGACGGTCACCTTGACGACCATCGACGCTTAGGCCAGCCTTACCTTCGCTCACCGATTGCTGGTGCGAGCGTGCCTGCAGAAGATCCCTGGAGCAACCATGTCCGCCGCCGACGCCCCCGCGACCCCCCACAGACCCGGACGGGAAGCAGAACTGCTCCAGCTTCCCCACTGGTGTCGGACCGCGGCGGCGTCCCTCGCGGTATGCGCCGGCTGGGCGGCCACGACGTGGATCGCCTTGCACCTGCAAGCCGACGCCACGCTTCACACCGCGGCCCTTTTCGTCCACCTCGCTTGCCTGGTCCTGGGCTTCGGTGCGGTCCTCGCCGTCGATTACTACGGTGCCCTGTGGCTCACGGGCCGCAAGACGCTCCGCGAGGTACTCGACTTCACGGGGCCCTTGCACGTCCCGGTGTGGGCAGGTCT encodes the following:
- a CDS encoding VOC family protein, which translates into the protein MPDANSPYQPGTPCWVDLMVPDQQAALDFYCGLFGWEGEVGPPETGGYAVCTLNGKPVAGIATAMLPDGGPTRPTVWTTYLATSDADADEKSVVGNGGTVIMPGVDVLTLGRMSLAADPTGAVFGLWQAHDFLGAQVVNEPGAFIWSELNTGDPDAAALFYADVLGITRAPMDGEDGYFALRVDKRTVAGMQGLDKMPPGTPSHWLTYFAVDDTDSTIEALIRAGGNVLRPPFDMTAGRMAVVQDPQGGKFAIITPSSTESR
- a CDS encoding DNA polymerase ligase N-terminal domain-containing protein, which encodes MSAKKALARYQQRRDFAKTAEPRGRAARQPAEQPSFVVQIHDARSMHFDFRLEADGVLKSFAVPKGPSKDPHDKRFATPTEDHPLEYRDFEGVIPKGEYGGGTVIVWDEGTYRNLSSGRDGREIPLTRALEQGHASFSLHGRKLHGGYSLTRFRTEQDGEREAWLLVKHTDGHARADGTPDPRRARSARTGRTLGQVETEAAHQDGERS
- a CDS encoding phosphatase PAP2 family protein — its product is MLSRITRRIDFAALRQPRAILWATAGVVTLGFLIGLEITARHYGLPGPIANQAQEVIFAPKSGPLLYAGMALTMVVLTWRQRFIAIGVAVGIDAVVLLLRWALDAKLAFGNGALWVILGIAVIALTRRTGRERALLLKGVGLGLLLVAGHKTGDTWLLITSKTRPMVLDQYVATADHALGNPSWLAGQVVEASGPFGSHLLHFVYSQLPLAAALVALYQLRKVAVERRFPEHHLVRTFLVIGLLGPAIYMIFPVVGPVFAYGDGAFGTGGGHWALAQLWPNTPPPLNPHPMPYDEITPRNCMPSLHTAWATTIFIHSRKGSRGVRYAGTFWLVATLSATLGFGYHYGADLIAGVVFALTIEAAMRSFNRGWDRSAIQLVAYGTAVFSALLVSYRYLPMEMAKHPWVFGPLLILALSSVVYSYARTTKMWEPQAATARQPELQPQPEMA
- a CDS encoding dihydrofolate reductase family protein; this encodes MSATYTFDVFSSLDGFGGAGGDWTGYWGKQGPELLDRRLALYDEEQRMVFGANTYRAFAQMLAASTEESDVRDPWVTRMRSLPATVVSTTLEEPLDWPDANVVSGDAVDVVARLKQESAVPLRSHGSLSMNRALMAAGLVDRVQVTLFPVITGKTGLDPIFQGAADFDLELIEHRTLDGHIQELIYRPTLHA
- the ligD gene encoding non-homologous end-joining DNA ligase, with product MTTTKTFRVGGHTVEVSRPEKVLFPGDGITKADLAAYYRTVAQRMLPHLRGRPLMLERHPDGIDGPAFMQKAVSDHFPDWIHRAELPKEDGTVTYAVCDDTATLLYLAGQACVTPHRFLSKADRPDHPDRLVFDLDPSGDDFEPVRTAALGLRELLEELDLPSLVMTTGSRGLHVVVALDRRAPFDEVRGFAHDAAELLASRHPDELTTEPRKKARRGRLYLDVQRNAYAQTAVAPYAVRALPGAPIAAPLAWTDVTDPDLTARRWTIGTAEDLLKDNPWRNPPRPRSLTTASRSLRAMGRP
- a CDS encoding serine hydrolase; translation: MTTGSRNTSAHEQSRPRSAARRRRERLMVAVSLLAVTGLVGTLGYEGHAAARTTATPPTAHATPASAAESPHHSQLERLARKLVAAGAPAVIVRVDDGHGRPVEITEQAPWTRKDHQLRAEDEFRMGSNTKTMMATLVLQLVGEGKLALTDPVETWLPGQVPNGRAITLRMLLNHTSGLSDYTEDPAILPSAMGKDARRWTSEQLLALGVRHDPLFPPGTQWSYSNTNYAAIGAVLERATGTSLADLVRDRIARPLHLEHTYYATDSAWRGPHARGYEPDAAHMPPGVPAEARDFAGAHHDGQVDVSRNNPSWGGAAGAMVSTAHDWARFYTALMSGKLLPAAQLAQMRTTVPMDPNDPGGPGYGLGIQTAATPCGRVWAHDGGIPGYLSTHVTDPTGRRTATVLVATEAFAEHPKAFPVLTQAAKTLQSAAMCAMFDRPAPMVEPIS
- a CDS encoding plasmid stabilization protein yields the protein MPRGSSPKRERQYEHIKESAEQRGESTKRAKEIAARTVNKERARSGESKTASKSSTQDMSSSKRGGQRSHSGSEGPTYDQLYAEAQRRNIHGRSDMNKAQLKRALGGK
- a CDS encoding CatB-related O-acetyltransferase, whose translation is MPVPADPTVLHPMPEQPRVVLLKPLVKSPLIEVGEYSYYDDPDDATAFETRNVLYHYGPEKLIIGRFCALGTGVRFLMNGANHRMDGPSTFPFPTMGGSWSEHFDLLTGLPNRGDTVVGNDVWFGYGTTVMAGVRIGHGAIIGSGAVVTSDVPDYGIVGGNPARLIRTRYSDEDIARLLAVAWWDWPAEHITEHIRTIMSGSIDDLEAAAPRTSEA